In Erigeron canadensis isolate Cc75 chromosome 6, C_canadensis_v1, whole genome shotgun sequence, the following are encoded in one genomic region:
- the LOC122604601 gene encoding uncharacterized protein LOC122604601: MIVQTEPGPFVQWIEDYPLPEGGLLKGMEMYDGKDDPDNHLKHFNGMIRMQKWKVPVACHMFALTLKDTARAWLDSLPIGSVTNFEDLKAKFRYIDETSLIRGLSENQRVSGFIHGLKYKALVEFLSMDLPETYTAATDKAHIFLTAQETSGNVRYAGGEDGRDRHWGKDRKNPRQDRGRSSPYPKNTHTPSTSHNILHTPSKQQRDVLSAEKPKPRSNMKGRDITKFCEYHGTHGHDTNDCAVLRGRIEEAVKTGKYSGFLKGIRESNQRQYKGKQPMALPDAKPEPLDEPINFIIAEIRHQENRIVTQEAWKSAAISFPPIEEKEASEAPIMISAVIGSHPVKRIYLDTGSSCEIMYDHCFQKLKSSLKQLKKDCPSPLTGFSGERSWSTGEITLPCTVGEGQKTRTKILNFVIVKAASPYNVALGRTAMRRLGIIASPIHAMAKLPTPYRVICIKSEAVTANQVSIVENRKTEGETEASKQVSAVEETGEKIFIKSEHPDQHILVGKNLPEEVKEKLKDLLKRNKDIFAWTPTDMTGVP; this comes from the exons ATGATTGTCCAAACGGAGCCTGGCCCCTTCGTCCAATGGATTGAGGATTACCCACTCCCGGAAGGAGGACTCCTGAAAGGAATGGAAATGTACGACGGGAAGGACGATCCGGACAACCACTTGAAACATTTCAATGGTATGATCCGGATGCAAAAGTGGAAAGTCCCTGTGGCATGCCACATGTTCGCTTTGACACTGAAGGATACAGCAAGGGCATGGCTGGACAGTCTACCGATCGGGAGTGTAACCAATTTCGAAGATCTGAAAGCAAAGTTCAG GTATATAGATGAGACATCTCTGATAAGGGGTTTGAGTGAGAATCAAAGGGTGTCAGGTTTCATACATGGCCTGAAATATAAAGCATTAGTAGAATTCTTGTCCATGGACTTGCCGGAAACATACACGGCAGCCACAGACAAAGCACACATCTTCCTGACAGCCCAAGAGACGAGCGGAAACGTAAGGTATGCCGGAGGGGAAGACGGAAGAGATAGACACTGGGGCAAGGACAGGAAAAACCCCAGACAGGATAGGGGTCGTAGTTCACCCTATCCGAAAAACACTCACACCCCCTCCACTAGCCACAATATCTTGCACACCCCAAGTAAACAGCAGAGGGATGTCCTGTCGGCAGAAAAGCCAAAACCAAGAAGCAACATGAAAGGAAGGGATATAACAAAGTTCTGCGAGTACCATGGCACACACGGGCATGACACGAACGACTGCGCTGTTCTCAGGGGAAGAATAGAAGAAGCGGTGAAGACAGGGAAGTATTCCGGTTTTCTGAAAGGAATACGAGAGTCAAACCAGAGACAGTATAAGGGAAAACAACCAATGGCACTTCCGGACGCCAAGCCAGAGCCATTGGATGAACCGATAAACTTCATCATCGCAGAAATAAGGCACCAGGAAAACAGAATAGTTACACAAGAGGCATGGAAGTCAGCCGCAATAAGTTTCCCCCCAATTGAGGAGAAAGAAGCATCTGAGGCACCTATTATGATAAGTGCAGTCATAGGAAGTCACCCGGTGAAAAGGATTTACCTGGACACTGGGAGTAGCTGTGAAATCATGTATGATCATTGTTTTCAGAAGCTAAAGTCATCTCTAAAGCAACTAAAAAAGGATTGCCCCAGTCCTTTGACAGGATTCTCTGGAGAAAGGTCATGGTCCACCGGAGAAATAACATTACCGTGCACAGTAGGGGAAGGCCAAAAGACAAGGACGAAAATATTGAACTTTGTCATAGTAAAAGCTGCATCGCCGTATAATGTCGCTTTGGGAAGGACAGCAATGCGTCGACTTGGTATCATAGCATCACCAATACACGCCATGGCAAAACTCCCAACACCCTACAGGGTCATTTGTATAAAGTCCGAAGCGGTCACGGCGAACCAGGTCAGCATAGTTGAAAACAGGAAAACGGAGGGAGAAACTGAAGCCAGTAAGCAGGTAAGTGCTGTGGAAGAAACAGGAGagaaaattttcattaaaagcGAACACCCGGACCAACATATCTTGGTCGGAAAAAATTTACCGGAAgaagtaaaagaaaaattgaaagaTTTGTTGAAGAGAAACAAAGACATCTTCGCATGGACCCCGACAGACATGACCGGAGTCCCGTGA
- the LOC122603540 gene encoding putative receptor-like protein kinase At4g00960, which yields MASWHMVFVTASVFMVFLTINPVSSQPQANLLITGCSQINATNLQNFFGNLNETFRDLRNKLSNNNSYFATSEQTRNSEPVYAMAQCRNYMSTRDCLSCFDSADTFIRTCAAANGARAVLDGCFLRYESNSFYDQTTLPGNVGLCGNRTSSRQSVFETAVDGLLSNLSIATPKINGFYAAVTAPVTGTNTSTSTAYAIAQCAETVTRDGCKDCLAVAYANIKSCATDVTDGRAVDSGCFMRYSASAFFDGNKTTDITSFLRDGGSNNKGAIIGGVVGGVGALIILLVVALILYRRSKKKAPAGGLYGATELQSPKDYSYSDLKKATKDFKEENKLGEGGFGDVYKGTVKDGNIVAVKRLAIGSNTAKDNFESEVKVISNVHHRNLIRLLGCCSKGPELLLVLEYMANGSLEKFLYGEKRGTLNWKQRCDIIFGTARGLAYLHEQYHVTIIHRDIKPSNILLDNDFQPKIADFGLARLLPEDQTHISTRFAGTLGYTAPEYAIHGQLSEKVDTYSFGVVVLEIVSGKKCTDVPDESASEQYLLEHAWNLYESRMHLKLVDETLDPSEYNEEDIKKVIEIALMCTQSPVSVRPTMSEVVMLLSDRSRVQNPPSRQNVNLADIRIQVNNSTSTTLSMSNADATITELTGR from the exons ATGGCTAGTTGGCACATGGTGTTTGTCACCGCCTCTGTGTTCATGGTGTTTCTCACAATCAATCCAGTAAGTTCGCAACCACAGGCGAACTTACTAATCACGGGTTGCAGCCAGATTAATGCAACCAACCTCCAGAATTTCTTTGGCAATCTTAATGAAACTTTTAGAGACCTCCgaaataaactttcaaataatAACAGTTACTTTGCAACTTCAGAGCAAACAAGAAATTCAGAGCCGGTTTACGCGATGGCTCAGTGCAGGAACTACATGTCAACCAGGGATTGTTTGAGCTGTTTCGATTCCGCGGATACGTTTATTCGTACTTGTGCTGCTGCCAATGGTGCCCGTGCTGTTCTTGATGGCTGCTTTCTCAG GTATGAAAGTAATTCTTTCTATGATCAAACAACATTGCCTGGCAATGTTGGTTTATGTGGTAACCGCACTTCATCAAGGCAGAGTGTCTTTGAAACCGCCGTGGATGGATTATTGTCCAATCTTTCGATTGCCACCCCAAAGATAAACGGTTTCTATGCTGCAGTTACTGCCCCAGTTACTGGTACTAATACAAGTACCAGTACCGCGTATGCTATAGCGCAGTGTGCTGAGACAGTAACACGCGACGGATGCAAGGATTGCTTAGCAGTGGCATATGCCAACATAAAGAGTTGTGCAACTGATGTTACTGATGGCAGGGCGGTTGATTCAGGGTGTTTTATGAGATACTCTGCCTCTGCATTCTTCGACGGCAATAAAACTACTGATATTACCTCGTTTCTACGAGATG GAGGTTCTAACAATAAGGGAGCCATTATTGGAGGTGTGGTTGGAGGTGTAGGTGCTTTGATCATATTGCTAGTAGTTGCACTTATATTGTATCGTCGGTCGAAGAAAAAAGCACCAGCAG GTGGCCTGTATGGGGCAACTGAATTGCAAAGCCCAAAAGATTATAGCTATAGTGATCTGAAAAAAGCGACAAAAGattttaaagaagaaaataagcTTGGAGAAGGAGGATTTGGAGATGTATACAAG GGGACTGTAAAGGATGGAAACATTGTGGCAGTGAAAAGACTAGCCATAGGTTCCAATACAGCAAAGGATAACTTTGAGAGTGAAGTGAAAGTTATAAGCAATGTCCATCATCGCAATCTAATCCGTCTCCTTGGTTGTTGTAGCAAAGGGCCAGAATTACTTCTAGTCCTCGAGTACATGGCCAATGGAAGCCTTGAAAAGTTTCTATACG GTGAAAAACGGGGGACACTCAACTGGAAACAACGGTGTGATATCATTTTTGGCACGGCAAGGGGTCTGGCATACCTACATGAACAATACCATGTAACAATCATCCATAGAGACATAAAACCAAGCAATATACTACTTGACAACGATTTTCAGCCAAAAATCGCAGATTTTGGTTTGGCTAGGCTGCTCCCTGAGGACCAGACCCATATTAGCACTAGATTTGCTGGAACTTT GGGTTACACGGCACCAGAATATGCGATCCACGGACAGTTGTCTGAGAAAGTTGACACCTATAGCTTTGGTGTAGTCGTCCTTGAGATTGTTAGTGGAAAAAAATGCACGGATGTCCCGGATGAATCTGCCAGTGAACAGTACCTACTTGAACAT GCTTGGAATCTTTATGAATCTCGAATGCACTTGAAGCTGGTCGACGAAACATTAGACCCAAGTGAGTATAATGAAGAAGACATAAAGAAAGTCATAGAAATAGCACTCATGTGCACTCAATCACCGGTTTCTGTCAGGCCAACGATGTCTGAAGTGGTGATGCTTCTAAGTGATAGATCGCGAGTACAGAACCCGCCTAGTAGACAAAATGTCAATTTAGCCGACATAAGGATACAAGTCAATAACTCGACATCTACTACTTTATCCATGAGCAACGCTGATGCCACAATCACCGAATTAACAGGTCGCTAA
- the LOC122605374 gene encoding cysteine-rich receptor-like protein kinase 2 codes for MGIILVVLVVLLFVETGTSQSNGHFNNTNNLIQSFCGSNPTNSPPIFKKNRNSTFDQLRMQLVRTNQLYARAQDLSAGEAVFALAQCWNYLSVDQCLACFDAGVSKLVTCPVGTGAYALMDNCFVRYEDFNDFYNNPYVSQDGVGTPYSSCGNQSSRAVSTYKEIVDKFLSDIADVTPKISKFYVASARQITSENVTVYAVAQCMENINKTLCKACMDKAYDKLNDCLPNTEGTFFDLGCFAKYSETPFFNDNQTIDFTNILNGHSSKVSLIAGVVGGVLFLLILVLWLLHRQRKKIKKREQEAADLEGAVHYNYKDLQMATNNFSNANILGKGGFGEVFKAALDDGSIVAVKRLHVQHARAKEEFENEVKLISNVHHRNLLRLLGWSSQGSDLLLVLEYMPNGSLDTYLWGAKRGTLDWTQRYEIIFGIARGLAHLHNEFHVKIIHRDIKSNNILLTDDFKPKIADFGLARFQPDDETHVSTKFAGTLGYTAPEYAQYGTLSDKVDTYSFGIVTLEIIGGQRSTEVKSDQQSTDYLLEHAWKLYEKKTHINFIDETLDLNQHEQQHVIKIIEIALLCTQSVSKRPTMTEVVLMLQEGQSLGKRKLTRPTFVTNTDRRIHIGSSKNSIGIENAYEKP; via the exons ATGGGTATTATCCTTGTTGTGTTAGTTGTGTTATTATTTGTGGAAACTGGAACTTCACAGTCAAATGGCCATTTTAACAATACTAACAACCTCATCCAATCTTTCTGTGGTAGTAATCCTACTAATAGTCCGCCAATCTTCAAAAAAAATCGCAACTCTACATTTGATCAACTGCGAATGCAATTAGTGAGAACCAACCAACTTTATGCCAGAGCACAGGATTTAAGTGCAGGGGAAGCGGTCTTTGCACTAGCCCAGTGCTGGAACTATCTATCTGTTGATCAGTGCCTAGCTTGTTTTGATGCAGGCGTTTCTAAACTGGTCACCTGCCCAGTTGGCACGGGTGCCTATGCTTTGATGGATAACTGCTTTGTCAG GTACGAGGACTTTAATGACTTCTACAATAATCCATATGTCTCCCAAGATGGGGTTGGCACTCCATACTCATCATGTGGAAATCAATCATCTCGGGCAGTGTCCACGTATAAAGAAATCGTCGATAAGTTTTTATCGGATATTGCAGATGTTACTCCAAAAATCTCTAAATTCTATGTAGCATCTGCAAGGCAAATCACAAGCGAAAATGTAACCGTGTATGCGGTTGCACAATGTATGGAAAATATCAACAAGACACTCTGCAAAGCATGCATGGATAAAGCATATGACAAATTAAATGATTGTTTGCCCAACACAGAAGGAACTTTTTTCGATCTAGGCTGTTTCGCAAAGTATTCAGAGACCCCATTTTTCAATGACAACCAGACAATCGATTTCACAAATATCTTAAATg GGCATTCAAGTAAGGTATCCTTAATTGCTGGAGTGGTTGGGGGTGTCCTTTTTTTACTTATCCTTGTTCTTTGGTTATTGCATCGACAACGGAAGAAGATTAAGAAGAGAGAACAAG AAGCAGCGGATTTGGAGGGGGCTGTACATTACAATTATAAGGATCTGCAGATGGCAACCAATAATTTTAGCAATGCAAATATTCTTGGGAAAGGAGGTTTTGGTGAAGTATTCAAG GCAGCACTAGATGATGGAAGTATTGTGGCAGTGAAAAGACTTCATGTACAACATGCTAGAGCGAAAGAGGAATTTGAGAATGAGGTTAAGCTCATAAGTAATGTTCATCATAGAAATCTTCTACGTCTCCTTGGGTGGTCCTCTCAAGGATCTGATCTACTTCTAGTCCTCGAATATATGCCAAATGGAAGCCTTGATACGTACTTATGGG GTGCAAAAAGAGGGACATTGGACTggacccaaagatatgaaataATATTTGGGATTGCTAGGGGTCTTGCTCATTTACACAATGAATTCCATGTGAAAATCATTCACAGGGACATCAAATCTAACAACATTCTTCTTACCGATGATTTCAAACCAAAAATAGCCGATTTTGGTTTGGCAAGGTTTCAACCAGACGACGAAACCCATGTTAGTACCAAGTTTGCTGGGACATT GGGATATACAGCACCGGAATATGCACAATATGGTACTTTATCGGATAAAGTTGACACTTACAGCTTTGGAATTGTGACTCTTGAAATCATAGGAGGCCAAAGGAGTACTGAAGTGAAATCCGATCAACAATCCACTGATTACCTCCTTGAACAT GCATGGAAGCTGTATGAGAAAAAAACTCATATAAATTTCATTGATGAGACATTGGACTTGAACCAACATGAACAACAACATGTGATAAAGATAATTGAGATTGCTTTATTGTGTACTCAGTCAGTGTCGAAAAGACCAACCATGACAGAAGTGGTTTTGATGCTTCAAGAGGGCCAATCTTTGGGAAAAAGGAAGCTAACAAGGCCAACTTTTGTTACCAATACAGATAGGAGGATTCATATAGGCTCTTCAAAGAATTCTATTGGTATTGAAAACGCTTACGAAAAACCATAG